The DNA window GACTGGGTGGCCTGTTCGTCCAGGACGATCGGCCCGGCCAGTGCCTTGTGAAGCCAGTGCCGCTGCGCGGCGGTGACCACGTCTCCGGCGATCACCCGTAGCGTCGTGCCATGGGCGTAGTGGCCGCGGAACGTCTGCGCGGAATGGTCGTCGGCGATGTCACTGATCCGCCCCCGGAAGGCGATGGCCTTCTCGACCTTGGTGGATTTGCGCAGCCTGCGGATATCGGCGTCGCCGTCGACCGTCACGTTGTTGATCGCAAGCCAGTCGGTGAACGTCTGGCCCTTGCGCCGCGTCGGCAGCCCGACCGACAGCGACACGCCGTCCAGCGATGCCCGCAGGAACAGCGGGACCGGTGAGGTTCCCATCTGTTCGGCCAGCGGCCGGTTCAGCTCCAGCAGCGACCGGATGATCTCCGCCGCGTCCAGCCGCGGCCCCGACGGATGCAGCAGCCCGGCCGCGGCTGGCTCGCTGGAGAACGCCTGCCGCATCCGGGCGTGCGCGCGGTTCTTGCCGAAGGTGATCGTCACGCCGCGCGGGCTGAACTCGATGTCGTCCTCGGTCAGCCCGGTGATCTCCTCCGGTGCCCTGCCGGTGGCCGCCATCAGCAGGATCTTGTAGGCGTGCAGGTCCATGTTCGTCAGGAACAGCTGCCCCACCAAGTGGCGCAGCACGCCGCGCCGATCCCGCCGCGAACCTTGCAGTCCCGAGTCCTGGTGCGACGGCATACCGGCCGGGTCCGGCAGAAAGCTGACGATTTCGCTGCAGCTGCGGGCGTTGTGCGTGATGGCCCACAGCACGTTTCCCGCTTGCGTCCAGCCGCCGATCTCAGGGTCCGCGCCGGTAGCGGCCAGGGCCCGCCCGGCACGGATCCTCACCTCGGTCGCCCGCCGGGCCGCCTGCGCGGCCCGGACCAGTTTCTGCTTGTCGGCGCGGCTGAACTCATCCAGCTCGATGCTGCCGCCGCGCCGGACCCCGAGCACGCCGGCGACCCAGCCGTTCAAGTGCCCGGCGACCGGCCGATCCGGGTGCTCGGCACGCCGGGCGATCAGGGCACGGACCCGCCCAGCATGCCAGCCCGGCGTTCGTGAACCCGGAGCGTGCCGGGACGGCAGAATCCGGATCCACTCGGTGACCGCGTGATGCAGGTCCGGCTCGCCCCGTGCCAGCGACGCCGAACCAGCACCCGCGACCGTGGAACCGACGTGCGTCAGAAAGTCCTTCATCGCGGTCAGATACATGCGGCCTGCGCTCTCGCGCAGCCGTCCGGCCTGCACGAGTTCCACCCACTCGTCGGCCAACTCCGCGGCAAGCCGCGCACACGCGAACGAGGCCGGATCGAAGGACAGCACCGCCGTGGCCGAGCGCAGAGCCGCCTGGCCGGTCGCGGGCACCGTCACCCGCCTCACCCCGATCCTGGCGACAGACGGCTCCGCGGCGCGGGCTGGAGGGAATCCGGAGCGGTGCTCACCCCTGCGCGGCATCGCCGCCCCCGAGGCTCATCGTCGTCCGGGCGATGTCGGCGTAGGAGGCCCCGCCGGCGGCGGTCCAGGTCCGGAATGCCTCATCGACGTCCCGCATCGGGTCCTTCAGGTACCGGAGGTAGCGGTAGGTCGTCGCCGGACTCGCGTGGCCGAGCCGCCGCTGCACCTGCAACAACGGGTTGCCGCTCATGTGGTCCAGCAGCGTCGACATGGGCAGCTGCTGCGCCCGGCCGTCACCCAACGCCAGCCGGGTCAAGTAGATCAGCAGCCTCAGCGCGAACGTATGACGCAGATCGTGATACACCCAGCACCGGCGCGGTAGCTCCGGTCCCACCCCGCCGGTCGTCGCGGCCTTCATCCGCTCCCACGCCGCCCACCGGACCCGGTCCCATCCCGAGGCCGTGAGCATCCGCCCACCGGCGCCGATGAACACCGCCAGCGGATCGAGGCCGTCCCCGGTCTCTCGCACCGCGATCCGCCGCAGCCGCGGATCCATACCCCGGATCGACCTGGTGACCGTGCGGCCCTCAAGCACGCCGCAGACCTTCGCGCCATCCGCCTCCAGCCGGCTGATGACGAACAGGTCACGGTGGTCGCGCCGAAGCGTGCCCTGCGCCTTCGCAACGATCTCGGGCCGCTCCAGCAGCAGGTAAGGGCCCAGCAGTTCCATCGCGTCCCCCGGCACGTAGACCGAGCGGTGGTGCCCAGCTTTCGCGCACGCGCCGAGCTCGACATCGGCGGTGCGCGGCCGTCGAGCATCGAGCAGCCCCAGCTCGGGCAGCAGCAGTGTCGACCACTCCTGGATCCGCATCCCGGTCAGCAGTGCCAGCTCGCAGGCCGCGCGGTTGCGATGCGGTCGCCAGCCTCGGAAGCCCTGGTCGAGACCGCCATCGGGCGCCAGCCCGCCGAATCCGACGTCCCGGCAGTACAGGTACTGCTCAAGCTCCATGTGCCGCACCCGCATATCGCGGCGGGTCCCGCTGGCCAACGTCCGCTGCCGCCGGGTCGTCGCTCGCCATGGCCGACGGTCAACGACGCCCTGCCGCAGCAGAAAGTCGTAGAGGCAGCCGATCGCTGCCGCGTCGCGATCCCAGGCCGCCTCACCGACCGTCTGCCCGGCCTCGTCGAGCCGCCACTGCCGGAAGTCCTGGAGGTCAGCCTCGGAAGCCGACGCCAGGTCGAGCCCTCGGGCCTGCAGGAACCGCAGCAGCATCAACGCCGTATACGCGTACCCGCGCATCGTCTTTGGGCTACGCCGGTTCAGCGCCAACTCCCGGAACCAGCTGCACAGCGGCTCCACCGGCCACATCGACTCGGACAGCAGCACCGGCGTACCCGGTGCCGGCGCGAACCTCGCGAGCACATCGGAAGTCTCCGGTGCACTCAGAGCGTGTTTGAGATGGGCTGATCAGGTCCAGATGAAGGTGCGTCGGGCTGGGCGTCGGGCGGGTCGACCCCGGGTGATGCGGCGTGCGATGCCGGCGATGGCGGCCCAGCGGATGATGGCTTCGGAGACCTCGGGGTGGCGTTCGTAGTCGCGGGCCAGTCGGCGGCAGGCGGTGAGCCAGGCCAGAGTGCGTTCGACGACCCAGCGGCGGGGATGCACGGCGAAGCCGCGCTGGTCGGTGGGCTTGCGGACGATCTCGAGGGTGGTGCGCAGGATGTCGCGGGTCCAGTCGACGAGTCGTCCGGTGAAGCCCTGGTCGGCGAAGACGTGTCGGATCGGGGCGGCCATGTAGGCGCTGAGCAGAGCGGTCTTGGCGCCGTCGCGGTCCTGCCAGCTTGCGGCGAGGACAGTCACGGTGACCAGCAGGCCCAAGGTGTCGGTGACGATGAACCGCTTGCGGCCGTTGACCTTCTTCCCGGCGTCGTAGCCCCGGCTGTCTCGGCCGACGGTGTCAGCGCCCTTCACTGACTGGGAGTCAATGATTCCCGCCGACGGCTGCGGCTCGCGGCCCTGCTGCACCCGCGCCTTGATACGCAGCGCCGCCAGGAGCTTCTCCGTCACGCCGGCGTCTTCCCACCGGGTGAAGTACCAGTACACCGTCTGCCACGGCGGAAGATCCGCCGGCAGATACCGCCACGGACACCCAGCCCGCACCACATACAGGATCGCGTTGACGATCTCCCGACGAGGATGCTTTTCCCGCCGCCCGTCCGTGTTTGGCTCCGGCAGCAGCGCCTCGATCAGCGCCCACTGGGCATCGGTCAGGTCCGAGGGATAACCACGACGAGCAGACACCCGAGCCACCCTGCCCGCTGAAGATCCTCGGGGTCACGCCAACACGCCGTCCACAACAGACCTTCTCAAACACGCTCTCAGCCCTGGGGCACCACCAGCCTTACGGACCGTCCGCGCGTCTGCGAAGAACAGGTGCATTCCAGCTCCGGGCAGTCGACGACTACGTCAACCACTCAACGGCGCCAGCGTCCGACAGTAGCGGCGGATAGTCTGATCAGAATCCACTGGATGACCACGCCAGCTGACTACAGCGTGTTACCACGACGAGGGATAGAGCGCCCGGATCGCGGCTACTTGTTTCATTGACCTGCGACCGTGGCCCGGCCAGGCTTCGGTCGAGGCGCCCGGGCTGTCGCTTGCCGCGGGGTCTGCTGTTGGCGGTCCGATGGTGGGTTGATCGCGGCTTCGTAGGGTTGTGTGAACAGCAGAGCACCTTACAGATTCATCCGGCGATCTTTTCGCGGGCGGCGATCGTCGCGGCGAGCAGCGTCTCGTCCGCGCGTAGCTCGGCGTCGAAGCCGCCGATATTCAGCCCGGCCCGATGCCGCGAGGCCACGAACCGATCCAGCCGGTCGAGTATCGGCCGCGCATGCGACCCCATCGCGGCGAATACCCGCAGCACCTTGGCCGCGTATAGGTCGTCGGACAGGTACTTCGGCAGGACCTCCAGCAATTCAGCGGCTACCGCAGGACCTTCGTGAAGCCATAGTGCGCCGGCCGATTCCACCTCCCCGGATCCGTGAACCCGGAACAGGCTCCGCAGCTGCTTGTGCTGGCGGATGGTGAGCCCGCCGTGCTCGGCGAGCCAGGTCAGCAGCGCCGATACGAAGCGGCCACGGTGAAGTTCTTCCGGAAGTCCGGCGAGATACCGTTCGGCCACCCCCCGGTCCGACGTGACTTTGAGAAGGGCGAACGTCGCACCTTGCGTCCGATACTGCCGCAGCTCGGGGACCGCGGCTGCGGCGGCTGGGCCGATCCGTCCCAAGACATAGAACGCCCAGTCCGGAGTGTCGTTCTCCGCCCCCCGGAGCTTGGCGATGAGCTCCGGCACCGCGGCAGCCGCGGCCGGCCCGAACGCGGCCAGCACTCGCATCGGCAGTTCCGGCGCGTGCGAATCCGGATGTGCGGCCAAGATCTGCCGGGCAGCGGCCACCGGCGCCTCCGGATCAACGCCCGCCCGGGCAACCGCCCGGAACGCCTCAGCCAGGCGGGGCTCGTCGCTGACGGAAAGCATCAGCCGTACCAGATGCGGCACCGCTCGGTGATCGCCGACGCTGCCCAGCGCGGTGGCGGCCACCGCGCCGAGCTCAGGGTCGTCCATCACCGTCGCGAGCTCGTCGGCGGCCAGCCGGGACGCGGTCAACGACGCCGCCAGCGCGTGCAGTGCCGCCGACCGCACCTTGGAAGGCTCTTCCCTCAGGAGGCCGGTCAGCATCGGCGTCATCCGGCCGGGCGCGGCGCGCCACTCACGCATCGCCGCGACCGCCATCCGTACGCCTTCGAGCCTGGCCTCCGGGCTCTCGGCGGGGTTCGCCAGCCGTTCCGCCCAGACGCAGCAGTCGTCCTCCCGGTCGAGGCGGGTCAGCGCCCGTGCCCAGTGCTGACCCGCCGTCTCCGGAAGACGGGATCCCGGCGCGTCGAGGACACCGGCGGAGGCTTCGAGATCGGCACGGATCGCGGCGTCCAGCGCCGGCCAGGCCGCCGCGTCGTCCATGCTAAACACTGCGATGTTGGCCAGCAGCCGGATGGCCGGAACGGGATCCGACTGCAGGCGTTCCAGGATGGCTTGACGCCGCAGGACCTGGTGCCAGGGTATGGCGTCCACGAGGGCGATCCGGACGACCGGATCGGTCGAGGCGTTCAACGCCGCCATGGCCGATCAGGTTCGGCGGTGTTCACCAGTAACGTCGCCGCGGTACGCCGCACCGGCGGGTCCACGTCGCTCAGGGCCGGCTCGGCGGCGTCTGCCACCAGGGGCCAGTCGGAGTTCTGGCCGCACAACTGGTCCAGCAACTCGAACATCGTCCGGCGCGCCGATGCGCGGGGGTCGGTCGTGAAGGCCAGCAGGCGACGGGTCATCAGCCCGTCCCGGTCGGCCCGGACAAAGTAGAAAATGTGTTCCCGCTCATCGTTGCCGGGGACCAGGACGTCGCCCGAGGCGATGCCTATTTCCAACCATTCCCAGTTGGTCGGCGATGCCGCCGGCGCCGGGCCGTTCACTCTGCGAGGCGCGGGGCGCCCTTCACGTATGTCATGGCCTAATCTTGCTCGGGAGCGTTCCAGCGCGCAATGCGATCCGGTATCCGCTTCTCGGCACGTCCGGACGGCAACGGGGCCAGCTCGACGTGACGCTGCGTAACGCGCGGATTGCGGCATGACAGCGCATGTGACCTTGGGGCAGCAGGGCCGGTCGCGCCGCGCCCGGCGGACCGCACGGCACCGCCTCTTCTGGCAGGATCCGTCGGATGCGCAGACTGATGGTGCTCCTTCTCGTGATGGCTGTTGCCGGCTGCGGCGACGGTGACGCGACCGAGGCGGGAGCCACCGAACAGTTCACCCAGGGCGGCGTCAGTATGGAGCCGACGGTCAAAGCCGGCCAGGTTGTCACCGCACGGACAATAACCGGCACGTATGAGGCACGGCGCGGCGATGTCGTCCTGATCCGTTCCCCCGGCGGTCTCTGGGGTGACCGTAAGGCGCCGCTGCTCAAACGCGTCGTCGCGGTCGGCGGCGAAACCATCGCCTGCTGCGATACCTCGGGCAAAGTGACGGTCGACGGTAAGCCGCTGGCCGAGCCGTATGTGGCTGAGGACGCGTCGCTCGACGAGCCGCCGAACCCAAACTACTGCGGGCCGCGCCGGTTCGCCGCGATTACCGTGCCGGCCGACTCCGTCTTCGTCATGGGCGATAGCCGCGCCCGGTCGAACGACTCCCGGTGTGCCGGGCCGGTGCCGGTGTCGTCGGTCTTCGCCGTAATGGTCGACTGACCAGGGCACACCTGACACTTGCCACGGACGTACCGAGGCGGCCGACGCTAAGCGCTCGGGCGGCGGCAGATGTGGTAGTTGCGCCTGCGGTGGCGATGTTTAGAGTCTGTGTCGTGACTGACACTGGAGCCGACGTCGACAAGCGCGTTACCGAGGCGTGGGCGCGGATCGAGGCTGGCCTGAGTCGTGTCCTGCCGGCTTCCCTCCGGCAGCTCAATGCGCCGGCCGCGGTACAGGCAATCGATGCGGTGGAGGCCGCGTTGGCCTTGCCACTACCGCAGAATTTCCGCGCCAGCCTCCGCACCCATAACGGAACCAAGCGGGGGTACGACGACTCGGGTCAGCTTCAGCCCAGCCCGGTACCGCTGGAATACCTCTACGACACCAACGAAATCATCGAGATGACCCGGATGTGGCGCAACAACTATCATCCGGAGCCGGACTGGGACGATCCTCAGGTCTGGGCGCACCTGGTCGATGAGGAGATGCTCTGGCTGAACGGGCCGGTGCGACCGATCATCGGTTCGCCGGGCGCAGTGGTCGTGGGCGACATGAATGGCGACGTGCAGTGGCTGCTCGATTTTGATCCGGCACCGGGGGGAACGCCCGGACAGGTGGTTCGGGTTGATGTCGAATGCGTCTCGTGGGACGTGCTGGCGCCGTCCTGGACGCAGCTACTTGTCCGCTACGCCGACGATCTGGACCTGTTCGCGGCTGATCCTGACAGCTCGCCTCTAGTGATCACTCACCCTGGAGCTGGACCGGCGTGCGAATGGGGCAGCACGCCGTCGGACTCTTGGGGGGTGCGTCCGGCATGGCTGCAGGACGTTCAAGCTCGCAGTCCATACCCGTGATGACGGCCCCTGCACAGCTGTCCTCACGGCCGAGTGGGCCGCCGACCGCCTACGTGATCCTGACGCAGCGAATGCCCTGTCATCGGCAGAAGCGGACACCGCATCGATGTCGCAGAGCCGCCGGTAGCAACTCACCGTGGTCTCGATCAAGCCGCGCGGGTCGGCATGGTCAGGTTGACTGCGCGGGGACGTCTCGCCCCTGAGACACCTCGAAATCTCTGGAGAACCGTCCCACTTCGGTTCGTGGATCAGGTCGGGGCCCTCGGGCACCTGGTCGACGGTCGCGGCGAGCATCGCCGCGACCGGCCGCCGCAGCCTGGGGTCAGCCGCCGCCCCCGTACGGCGTCGGGCCGGGCTCACCCGCGCCGGCTGTGAGCACTCCTCATCTTCGCCCCCTCGGATCATCGTGGGGGAGAGCGGACCCGGCATGGGCGAAGTTCCACCACAACGAATGGGCCTTGCAAGCCGCAGCGTTTCAGGGTGGCGCGGTCCCGCGCTCGGGGGAAGGATCTGCCCGTGCTCATCACGCCAATGCCCGGCAGCAGCCGCGAAGCCCTCCGCTCCGCCCTGATCAACGTTCACGAGACGATCGTGAATCTCCGCGGCGGCGGAGGGCCCGACGCGCTC is part of the Micromonospora cremea genome and encodes:
- a CDS encoding tyrosine-type recombinase/integrase; protein product: MLARFAPAPGTPVLLSESMWPVEPLCSWFRELALNRRSPKTMRGYAYTALMLLRFLQARGLDLASASEADLQDFRQWRLDEAGQTVGEAAWDRDAAAIGCLYDFLLRQGVVDRRPWRATTRRQRTLASGTRRDMRVRHMELEQYLYCRDVGFGGLAPDGGLDQGFRGWRPHRNRAACELALLTGMRIQEWSTLLLPELGLLDARRPRTADVELGACAKAGHHRSVYVPGDAMELLGPYLLLERPEIVAKAQGTLRRDHRDLFVISRLEADGAKVCGVLEGRTVTRSIRGMDPRLRRIAVRETGDGLDPLAVFIGAGGRMLTASGWDRVRWAAWERMKAATTGGVGPELPRRCWVYHDLRHTFALRLLIYLTRLALGDGRAQQLPMSTLLDHMSGNPLLQVQRRLGHASPATTYRYLRYLKDPMRDVDEAFRTWTAAGGASYADIARTTMSLGGGDAAQG
- a CDS encoding IS5 family transposase, whose product is MARVSARRGYPSDLTDAQWALIEALLPEPNTDGRREKHPRREIVNAILYVVRAGCPWRYLPADLPPWQTVYWYFTRWEDAGVTEKLLAALRIKARVQQGREPQPSAGIIDSQSVKGADTVGRDSRGYDAGKKVNGRKRFIVTDTLGLLVTVTVLAASWQDRDGAKTALLSAYMAAPIRHVFADQGFTGRLVDWTRDILRTTLEIVRKPTDQRGFAVHPRRWVVERTLAWLTACRRLARDYERHPEVSEAIIRWAAIAGIARRITRGRPARRPARRTFIWT
- a CDS encoding HEAT repeat domain-containing protein, translating into MAALNASTDPVVRIALVDAIPWHQVLRRQAILERLQSDPVPAIRLLANIAVFSMDDAAAWPALDAAIRADLEASAGVLDAPGSRLPETAGQHWARALTRLDREDDCCVWAERLANPAESPEARLEGVRMAVAAMREWRAAPGRMTPMLTGLLREEPSKVRSAALHALAASLTASRLAADELATVMDDPELGAVAATALGSVGDHRAVPHLVRLMLSVSDEPRLAEAFRAVARAGVDPEAPVAAARQILAAHPDSHAPELPMRVLAAFGPAAAAAVPELIAKLRGAENDTPDWAFYVLGRIGPAAAAAVPELRQYRTQGATFALLKVTSDRGVAERYLAGLPEELHRGRFVSALLTWLAEHGGLTIRQHKQLRSLFRVHGSGEVESAGALWLHEGPAVAAELLEVLPKYLSDDLYAAKVLRVFAAMGSHARPILDRLDRFVASRHRAGLNIGGFDAELRADETLLAATIAAREKIAG
- the lepB gene encoding signal peptidase I, with the translated sequence MRRLMVLLLVMAVAGCGDGDATEAGATEQFTQGGVSMEPTVKAGQVVTARTITGTYEARRGDVVLIRSPGGLWGDRKAPLLKRVVAVGGETIACCDTSGKVTVDGKPLAEPYVAEDASLDEPPNPNYCGPRRFAAITVPADSVFVMGDSRARSNDSRCAGPVPVSSVFAVMVD
- a CDS encoding SMI1/KNR4 family protein; the encoded protein is MTDTGADVDKRVTEAWARIEAGLSRVLPASLRQLNAPAAVQAIDAVEAALALPLPQNFRASLRTHNGTKRGYDDSGQLQPSPVPLEYLYDTNEIIEMTRMWRNNYHPEPDWDDPQVWAHLVDEEMLWLNGPVRPIIGSPGAVVVGDMNGDVQWLLDFDPAPGGTPGQVVRVDVECVSWDVLAPSWTQLLVRYADDLDLFAADPDSSPLVITHPGAGPACEWGSTPSDSWGVRPAWLQDVQARSPYP